Within the Vicugna pacos unplaced genomic scaffold, VicPac4 scaffold_110, whole genome shotgun sequence genome, the region cactttctgtatcataatagactagtaagacaggtgatccagagaacttttagtatcaacagggcctgacaaaaaaaactaacaccttgaatggcaacttagaagattcttcacctgaactaggaatgagccatcctagcaccgtgggacaaaattggtcatgaaatttctctcaaaatattggtcgaatttaggaccaagtgggagcactgtgaatgaaaatactacaatgtgcatgaaaatactgcaaccatgacagtaaacaaagaatgctgaatccgagtcatcagcagctgctgccaacccccagcgagtacatgcctacagcccggcctctctgccactcacagtggtgccctctgagcagactcagagtaagaaaggacaggatactggccctagatagccaggggattgccaaaggaatgaattcaatgacccaaatgtttgcttctcaccatacatagaaaagcagtaaatacttgaacttgagatatctggttttctttagataacaagcaatgttttattgttccaattacctggtctttgttgtaagcttctatatatcctagctcctcccctacctcttgggagcagtccctcagagtgatctgagaggctgtcatcccggctcgagtcctccagccaaataaaacaaagcccttaacatataggctgaacgtttatttcaatgacgttccagaatagacacaactcatcaattctgtaatggaacacactgaatcaggaaccaaagcgtgttttagtccggaaaatctccgggttcctatttcttcctgtcattatacaatccctctagaactcattaatttgctgtctgctcctctggcaacaaaactcgtagaagactcaactcagcagagcgccctgctggggagaacaccccgcagaagcactgcaggctgcctgccctcctgcacgctctgctgacccttggtgtcccccgtggagaccaggccaacagagctgttcctaacagctacaaattcgcactcgttaaataaatcattttattttatatgatattttacgtatatacccatctctgaaaacagctttgcagaagctcaaatcttcaacatcaatccccaaaggcaaatccggtccccaaggggaaacaagacttaagacgacgctaaggcctccaaagtcctctcaaggaccgtcaaccaaactgcctgcaggtctgcagctgcaggctgttacatgtctgcttttaaagcaaccccttcctgccctcgggtattacagtgtccctctacgccctcctgtctcagagtaaaagcagccattgcagaaccttgcagggaagcactgacaggagtcgacaaagaggatcagagctaagctaatacttctgatgacacgaccttgtcactgtgtcactttacagatgaagatatatatagagagaggtggggtgatattgcttaaagtcacacagctaataagtggcaaagtctataactctgctcttcccttcggcgtgacgccccagctgggacgcccacagggttgtctcatgcctgcctgaacaatcctctcctgtcactcataacccaccacagggtctgaccctagcctgccttttcagcatctattccctccagtctctcaggaacaaggccgtttgggccactgtatgacttccggctcccggaaacatcagtgctcatgctggtcttgcctgtgcatccggcccgctgctcagaggctcttcctcccctgcaggagtacatttccactctccgcagggacacctcctcaggggagccctcttctcgctctcagcacggcagggccacatcccgagctgccccattaggacagtgtgcgcccaggtctgttaatcagaccagcagcatcagagccagggattatgcccgggctaccctgcaaaactactgcccgccacacagtccccagccagcaggtcacctggaagtcacagcaagtgccccacccaatccagaagcctcttcatttgccagcatcgctgatgactggtttccaaactttggtcagtttcacacaaaacagcaccttcaactgtgaagcagagggtttcgcttctgctccccatccttactggtaatgtcaaggaaaacaaagaggccttttctcaacacttttataatgacaccctcccacccacaatattcatatgctcaagagctttggatccacgtgattttctttcccttatgataagcggctcaaaacactgcgggattccttctatttagagggtatttgtactcagtttatcggctttaatctgtttttgtctctcttcaatatccctagcagttgccacctcttactcccttcagcagcctccctcccaacatctactctaggaaatcagctgtgatgaggggccctggggcagtcacagacgatgcaactaaggcaaagagagggtccataatttgcccgagaagatcagcttcaacccccaacaatgtgtgtcacgtccctgtgtttaactcttatgctaagcaagataactttttgtagattatggttataaacagatgaggtataaaaatacatacaaggacacacatctactctaagatgctcactaactccactattttgtttctacttatttctattaaaaaatattaagaacctctgcagtcagtatagcaaaatgttactgggctttaaatccagaatatagaggtgttaaatgtgtcattactcatacttatttgtatgttcacaatacaaaattatttgaaagtccctctcacctccccctactcactactggctctcacctgagctcccagaccacacatctaacaacctttcactttacccacagctgaactcatcagatttccgcagaactccctctgcagctttccctcctcagagcacagaaggaccatcatttacctcataaatccacccagaaacctgggccttactccatcctacattcacagacagccttcatcctttcctttttaccatctaaacatgccttcaatatgttcgcttttaaacactgaccgtcccaccgctcaagtggaagccaccaacactgcccacctggacacatgagtctcctacgtggccccacagccactctcccctacttgagacaaatgggactttgtcactcccgcgctttttggactcttttcagacccactcttcttagaagaaactccaagttcttcaccaggtgaaagtctttgccatgaaattgtcacctcagggagggcaggacccgccctctcccctcggccccgccctctcccctcggccccgccctctggcagggcatcagcttgggaggacctgctgagctacaccagcctgtattctaaacctggtctgagttcttagcaaactgcttcaattatccatacaattccaaggtaaattagaaagattttagatgttgagctagactattgattttgggattttgcactagcaacctgcaaggacatgttctaaagattctgtcttcttaaaaccacacccaggttaaaggagtatttgtggaatgtcttcggaggaaaagggactgtacttttacaggctttatgttttataacatgaacaacccggacagggtcacaaatggaaccgcctcacaagtgacagaagacaggtgagaggcacaaagcaacaggttgcaaagatggtaagagcaaacatgattctccaacccccccaaaaatttttgaaacaaccaaaaattctgaattttaaaagtaaaagagtatcatatagagaaatgaaataaataatgctcttcatcagggtttcaagatctcactccagagtttttagcaggccatactgaatcctagcacagaaaaatcaaatggacttgtagtgagaaagttccaggaaaactgcagtaattcctccacttgtgtaaggacatacactcacctgctgaaggtgaatgtaaaccgcattctggataaattcgaaagcttccaggctccgcttctggatgccaaggacatggacagcttggaagcatgcttctaactcagtcatcggcatttttacactgcaggggaaacggaggcacccagtcaagagcagagatgttcctgtcgtgtctcacaggccgtgcctcggggattcagtgccctgcagcagcccggccccaggcaaggaccagcagcgttttccacccaagcaggaggggcactgtgcttgagaaagcccatctccgatgggggcaagaggggctggtggggttcagtgaacctataaatgcccacagaaatatgcctgcattcattcaagtgatgcaaacaactgtagcaggctatttaacaaaatttcaattgtcagtggaaattttgccattcctttccgcttgtcccctgcactctgagacaggcttaggctctcttacacctgcagctctgtgcaatagttgtgaagtcattttactttacagataccacggttctgcccagggtgatatccagcccagagaggtggcccaggccaatttaaagctatgtggcttgcgtgcgggggcaattacaggagctggttctggagccaggcccctccccacctctgctcccctctctcccgaggccccgctgccaagcactcaggctccgtgatcttatgtcctactcttctactctactccaaacccttttccttttgtttttttccctaattattcccagctggagtgatttttcaatctcaatatctgaaaaaaattcctgcagccgaaaaagaggtctccagaggtcaatgcccatatgctggttcctgaagagagcccctggctacggggaccctcaccaacactcacggggcatcagagatgttgcagggtcggccaccccctacaagagtttgctgtcaccccaatgcctgcacagcatccctgctcacaaaatatagttggtacacttatcggttattaagaagcaaaaatacaaaattgctcgtatttcttactaatattatctatgaagctggaaacggaattgtaataaaatgtacagtttttaccctatgttaaatctgttcctttgagtttaaacctgtgccctgtttcctaggctcagacttggtagctctgcaccatttgaaaaagaaagttgcctttagcctgaaatctgcaggaaagcctattctcctggccctgatctttaaaaatgttagctcatctgcacttctgtagagatggcaagttgcataatagagaatagcctttgtttttttggaggttttacaggggtaccatgatttgatccacatggacagctgcaagaacagcggattcaaaggacaaacaattcataaagcaagaagtatgcaacaaccaaccacaaccccgcccctttttagtataaaaggagactgaattcttacttggggaagatagttctccaggacatcagtctgccgtcttctgggtctgccagcattgcaagtgaagtcactattccttgctccaacacctcatctcccggtttattggcctgtcatgtggcgagcagaacgagtttggactcagtaacaaaatgactgcattggaggtagtatgtctccaatgtttcctcatttccaatatgtaacatgcacatcatttatgatctagtgcaaataattcatcaaagacaaccacaaaaagaaactatactcacctagctatcaacactgaagtcacaacctgtcaattttatatgatgttgaacaacacaatggaaaaacctaacatagggagttgattccacggaaataaaattatttctactccttcaatactttttcttttcttttctattttattttgttttgcttattgaaaggaaaataaaagtcaagtcattttatttcacgtatttttgttatagctacattctttaaatactacaaagagatttaaactgcaaaaaattgttcatatattagtataaagatatatacacaatcaatggggattaggaaaggaatggacatttactaaaaatccactgcaatcttgtcttttacaagcatatcctggaatataagctgtatgatccagggggctccacccccattctcactgttgagtcccttagcaatcaactactaaggcaccagcatagaaccatgtgatcagtattttaggaataaattagggaattagcacattcaattctaaaacaaaaaccctaaaataaatactgaacttatttacagataaagaaaattggaaccaaaaaagtagttatttccccaaggtcacaaagctaataactggtaaagacaagatttgaactcatctgcctgattctaaaaactaaggtggaaatcccattcgactggggagggtccagcagcggagcctatcaccctatctttgttcagatctagccttagacagcctgagacagcaccccattcctatggaactcgagggcaaatgataacaataaggattttatatccagtagtttgttaggtctcatttatataaagtgtcagcaggtcagcagaaaaactctggaaaatatgagtgggtccagagctttctgctgattagtaactcagtctctcaggacatagtgaccttcccatgagaggcctcatggacataaactaaaggcagctgagcaatgaaaactaacaagaacctggaactcaagcaagaaggttccctgccatcccccacccagttgcctcttcacccgcgtggacacgatggcaggagacccagattcttgtctaagttacatcatcatggattctcatccataataatgtatgactctatgccgccttatgtccattaaaactcaaatatgataacaccaatatctcagcagaatatctatgtctccacttcctgtcttctaataggagaatatttttatggacaaaaagcagaaatccaatttaaaaaaccatgcacgaagccaggtgaaattctgcttaagagactgctctcacgctgagtaaatgaaaactcagaaaaagtggcccttctccctcagcaaatgggaggtagcctgatgtgtgtgtgtgtgtgtgtgcacgtgtgtgtgtgtgtaaatcaaatacaatgaattctgggatgtgtacagtttttttaagtcactgtcatttcatgggaatgagccaccatttaaataatttgaatctagtgttctgagagagtctcaggctcttggtggaggaggtgaaaggggagagtgaaggaggaaagaggtacatgaagcaaagaactaagaatactgccagggaaaggcaagacgttagttttgttcttccttgcaccacatacaaattagggcctcgctttctgctgatgacttatcgagcactgatttgcaggagaagaggggacaactcattgctcactgagcttgtgactgaacgtggcatcttatagacacaaatcatttaccctgatcaaacactctagcagcaggctgtaattcttctgttttgagagacaacaaagcaggagttcaaacaggatgcataacttgacaaaagtcagaggtccagtaaactaaagaggattaattcaaactcagatctgaatgcagagtctgatcttcccactcccaggactggaaaatccttaacacaggctccccagctcccctgcattgttcctggcaccaagcatttgccatggcaatggtcaccatttctcacagacacagcgctctgtgcagcaaatgaccttgatcagaccttgatcatctacctgccacgcccaccaggcttcaccatacaggcaggaaagctggctttcaagtgcatacaaagccattccttgtctaacctgggctcttctgtggtttctccagcctaaaggcagccatgaaactgctcacagtttgtacatgagccacactacctctctccatctgtctccccacctatactacttagctatgaacattttgagaatcttcgacacaaatttttaaaaacaaaaaagaaaggattctggaacaactacttaatacttacaattttaaatgacaaattacaaagtgagtatttacaaaccgaatcttcctttctaaatttcagttttaagcgtttaaaaatataatagcaaaaaattttcacttacaaaattgacaaaaacataaacaataatctggaataagttaaaaaataatgcccatgttctaaatggagaaacttcagggctgtactgaggggtaaagtaagaggtgaggatgtagagacatcaacaaattgcatggaggaaagcagttttgtaaagatgtaagttctcatcagaataattcaaaacttactgaaaactcccatgacaactccaatctgattttttttaacttgaacaaaatattttggaattcttcaggaataataaaatcataatactagacaagaaaatttgggatggaagaaaagaatgaaaaaaattcagactgccaattattaaataaatttttacaatatgtaagttatggtgctggagtaagaaaggcagattgacagaagggaaccatgagctcaaaaagagactctagtgtacacaagtattttgtaaaggtgggatttcaaatcaaagagaaaagtatgacttcagtaattgtcctgagacaatcagacaatcacctagaaagaataaatactattcctctcataaggaccacaagataatttacagacagtgatgtaaatataaaaaagtactaataacagcaaatacaacactttgctcttattaactcaacttacccttacattaacaagtactattatcatctccatcttagagattaaaaaaaacctacagaggagatttattccagtataagaaattatttttaagaataatttcaaagataaaacacataaggaatacatttattatcataagaatattttgagacactaccaaaattaaaatcctcctaacaaaatgaaaggaaagaaatgacaagaaaaagctctgtgatacatgttgttgaagacaagaagttaatgttcataacatacaaagagctgtcacaaaccaacaagaagctcccccacttaaatgtgtgcaaaggataaaaggaatcattcattttaaaaaagtcaaatggctaatgagtgaaaaatgctcaatacctcactggtcatcaaatgcaaactaaaacaatgaaaaagcacttttgctcatcatattggcaaatatttttaaaagatattctatctagtgtccatctgtgggagaagaaaccatgagcgacattttcagaggacgacatgtcaatggatatgtaaactctgaaaaacgtacatacacaatgactcaacaccacttctaggaatcgtttcctttaggaaaaaacaaattaggtccaaaaagatgtacccatcagggcatttacacagcactgtttacaatggtgggaagaaaaactgaagtgaaatcatatccagcaatagagaattggttacataagtaattgtgcatcttttcattcccctatggaaggaatttctagagttacttgaatggagtctgtgatgaatgtaaatgtcacatccagggactaaatttccagaagccttaactaagggaatactcataaaagatcacaggaatatctgtacaagaaggatgccagtcaaatatcctttctgacagtggaaaatggagaaaatttaactgtccaccatcaaaacaatgatgcggtaaatcacgacgagctgcgagcaatgagggagccagcgtttcgccgtggtccagggccttgtccacagcattctctcaccaaaggtgtgcgtgggaaagagaccacacccgcaaatcaggagacccctccactctatctgaaaggaccgggtgagtctggagtgggaggacgtctatgatatacacctgagtgattaaagcgagctgcagaaaaacatatagtatggtctcatttttaaataaagcatatatacacacacgtatacatggaattctcatatgtgtgtatatatgtatgtcataggcataaaggtcatgaaatatatatatcaaattttcaacagtttttactcttcggaaataaggggaagggaggtagggccttcctgtaccaccacagttctcttttcagtatttcagttaagtatacttggaatttaaaagtttatttaagtccgaagtaaaattgacaatgcctccacaagacagaatgctatactggtcatcaaaaatcatgccagaggagatagaatattgtagaaaaacatataaaaagccgaatggaaaatggaggtgtccacacagtaaacagtcacagagtgctctctggttttttatgacagaggtgatccacactgatgaaaatatacgttaacgtgttaattattatctttgaatagcgggacaaggatagccttttttgcccactttttcagagttattattttaaatgcacattctttttcatctgaaaaaagcatttttgggtgtgtagtactatgcgttggagaataatacaagaatacttagagaaacaagtaactaggagacaaagcagcagcatcacacaatgtaggacgggcgatcctgattaacaccacgcagttacataaggacccacaaagtgagagcacctgctgtaacagggcgtggcccccttctatttgtcagcagtgtcttcagggctgaggcagttctgagcacggccagtgtcagtgctggtgtcttgattgatgctactgggggtgagggcacctgcaagccgagaggaagaacagaaatcatcctctgccttttctgtcttgtttctttgttactttaaaagagagccatatataagataaaccgtgtatctccccaaatgaaatttcagtaatgaaaccgtttttaaagacttcacagcttatattctgcctttaactgtcttttcaacaaagatcatatttattaaatgttaattaactcagttaattaactccctgttgaaacattctagtaaagaacatgaaatgcagtatgtaaaagaaccacacctgcagtgactagctcagctgtcttgacggcagtgcagtcagcccccaccatcccgtggccctgagctcctgatgctggtaagagattacgctgccgcctcagatggagagaaacggtgaaagcatttcttgaaccctacagcactgacaaaacataactgacaaatcccaggcccctttgaggctctcattttctgtttctggccaacccccatcaatgagcagaaccacccaatccccgagccatgggactcacgtgggaagcagttttggagaaatttccaggtatagaatgtaaccaactatacatagaactctgaaaaagaaaagatgccatactctgattttggaagacactcaaaatattctcctaagccttagtagctggaaaggctgggcttctcctaagtcacttatttatttcacagccagtaagcatctccctcaaatcctgcttccctgtgtctgctgggagcttgaagcacactgctgctgtcgatcttataagtcacatggcagagacatgtgtctcacgcctgcaatcctcacacaggctcgcctcctagcctcactgtctgaactgggccccattttctcacctgtttatttggtatctgttcttctgtaagctacctgaaatgcgttttggaacatgtcagaagaagcagtgggttgagaaatggacagattgagaggtgagagatgggcagacagagagagagactccaagaaaaggggaacaaataaaatttcctatgcaaaaccctcttctaatcagggaaggaaaccaccacggaaaagtgtgaagaggcaggtagcttaggactgtttcctggattccatgaaaagtaataccaagagatgagagggtagaactttaaatagtaaaagaaaaaaagcacgcatgcttgaaaaatatatctacaatatgtactttctaaagaatagactgaaatcagcagggcccaataacactacacttgggtatttacagaagtgagaatcccatctccaaaccacaaggcatcccttcagagcactgacagtctacatggggcggtcataaagccatcaccgcaaaagctatgctaccctgcacttacgaggaatgagcagctgtgctcaggctgcccatgcgcatcatttacaccccacagcacctctacgggggggacgcctagcgagccccgtctctgcaggacagaaaaccagttctggagaggctaagccgacttaccagttctccatctcacaggactggtctctccagagcaggacacgaactcggacccacgattgtaaccatggtactacagtgctttgtgtgctgtttgtgtgtataatacatttgtttctatcatgaaaggttatttaataaatgatcggttgtcttgtctatctcattagctcacaatcaatctttatactgttgaattgtactcttttcccctgaagaaaggaacggaaacagcgggggtcagaaagaggtggggctccattctttatctgggatctcatctcatcgaagtctccaaacagggaaaaggagcaaatgttctctttatcttttaaagagagggctccagt harbors:
- the LOC140694905 gene encoding trafficking protein particle complex subunit 9-like, with protein sequence MLADPEDGRLMSWRTIFPNVKMPMTELEACFQAVHVLGIQKRSLEAFEFIQNAVYIHLQQHGEVAEQTRTDVAFNLRVLQGGGEEDRGLH